A single window of Synechococcus sp. C9 DNA harbors:
- a CDS encoding DUF3769 domain-containing protein, with protein sequence MPYFAPIPPGTTSQAVALQDVRPASTQDIDYTSLPAWERIVQAIDPKGRVEVDANRQTFNEQTQVFTATGNVVMRYRGAVLEADEIEVNLITRKATATGEEVVLTRGEQVLRGKRLDYDLDAESGVFYQVRGGVRLQEADRDTNLIDAPILVDPGAPPRVVLPQTAVERPGRGLQRFTADELTFDSKGGGTATNLRITNDPFDPPELELQSRKAILTRLPNGDSEIRAQGGQLAFDRRIAVPLLRDRVVISRRRRDPLPVELGYDQRDLGGVFLSRTFDVVDERNITFQITPILLLQRTIEQGFDPVGNNFALGSRLVADVARDTTLRMDALLSRLDFLDTDQRLRARLRLEHRWFRENSVVADTVYRQRVFNGSLGFENVQFATGVSLLSTEPIKLNKTGTTQLQYVLGGRYIESNGITPQNQVGLLRLGRFQLAGLLTHSITLWQGKALPPTATQGLRFSPVPITPYLNFNVGLSSTNNLYTNGDSQIVLGGYVGFSGQFGNFAKNFFDYTAVNVVYAPGFVLTGLSPFFFDRRVDQQVMFFSIKQQLFGPLRATASIVLSLDNGGAQIVDATYGLEYSRRTYGVSVFFNPERAQGGVLFRLNEFNWTGNPEPLLEREQITPSLDVQ encoded by the coding sequence ATGCCATATTTTGCCCCCATTCCCCCGGGAACCACGTCCCAGGCGGTTGCCCTGCAGGATGTCCGTCCCGCTTCCACTCAGGACATTGACTATACATCTTTGCCCGCTTGGGAACGGATTGTGCAGGCGATTGACCCGAAAGGGCGGGTGGAGGTGGATGCGAACCGGCAGACCTTTAATGAGCAGACCCAGGTGTTTACCGCTACGGGGAATGTGGTCATGCGCTACCGGGGGGCGGTGCTGGAGGCGGATGAAATTGAAGTTAACCTAATTACCCGTAAGGCTACCGCTACGGGGGAAGAGGTGGTCTTAACCCGGGGCGAGCAGGTACTGCGGGGGAAACGCCTGGATTACGACCTGGATGCGGAAAGTGGGGTCTTTTACCAGGTGCGGGGGGGAGTGCGGCTCCAAGAGGCGGATCGGGATACCAATTTGATAGATGCCCCCATTCTCGTTGACCCAGGGGCACCCCCGCGGGTGGTATTACCGCAAACGGCAGTGGAACGTCCGGGGCGCGGGTTGCAACGGTTTACAGCCGATGAATTGACGTTTGACTCCAAAGGGGGGGGGACGGCGACTAATCTCCGCATCACCAACGACCCCTTTGACCCGCCGGAGTTGGAGCTACAGTCCCGTAAGGCGATCCTGACCCGTTTACCCAATGGGGATAGCGAGATTCGTGCCCAGGGAGGTCAGCTAGCCTTTGACCGGCGGATTGCTGTGCCGCTCCTGCGGGATCGGGTGGTGATTTCTCGGCGACGGCGGGACCCTTTACCTGTGGAATTGGGCTACGACCAGCGGGATTTGGGGGGGGTGTTTCTCAGCCGGACGTTTGATGTGGTGGATGAGCGAAATATTACGTTTCAAATCACCCCGATTTTGCTATTACAACGCACGATTGAGCAGGGATTTGACCCGGTTGGCAATAATTTTGCCCTTGGTTCCCGGTTGGTAGCGGATGTGGCACGAGATACCACCCTAAGAATGGATGCCCTGCTCAGCCGCCTGGATTTTTTGGATACGGATCAACGACTGCGTGCCCGTCTGCGGTTAGAACATCGTTGGTTCCGTGAGAATAGCGTGGTGGCTGATACGGTGTACCGCCAGCGGGTTTTTAATGGTTCTTTGGGGTTTGAAAATGTGCAATTTGCCACCGGGGTATCCCTATTATCCACCGAGCCAATCAAACTCAATAAAACTGGAACCACGCAATTGCAATATGTACTGGGGGGACGATACATTGAAAGTAATGGTATTACCCCCCAAAACCAAGTCGGACTTTTGCGTTTAGGACGGTTTCAACTCGCCGGACTTTTGACCCATAGCATCACCCTCTGGCAAGGGAAAGCCCTACCCCCGACGGCTACCCAAGGGTTACGGTTTAGCCCGGTGCCGATCACGCCTTATTTGAACTTTAATGTGGGTCTTTCAAGTACCAATAATTTATATACCAATGGGGACAGCCAGATTGTTTTGGGTGGATATGTGGGATTCAGTGGTCAATTTGGCAATTTTGCTAAGAATTTTTTTGATTACACGGCGGTAAATGTGGTTTATGCGCCGGGTTTTGTATTGACGGGACTTTCGCCCTTTTTCTTTGACCGGCGGGTGGATCAACAGGTGATGTTTTTTTCCATCAAGCAACAACTTTTTGGTCCCCTGCGGGCGACAGCCAGTATCGTCCTGAGTTTGGACAATGGGGGAGCGCAAATTGTGGATGCCACCTACGGTTTGGAATACAGCCGTCGCACCTATGGGGTGTCCGTATTTTTTAATCCGGAGCGGGCACAGGGTGGTGTCCTCTTCCGTTTGAATGAATTTAACTGGACGGGGAATCCCGAACCCCTGTTGGAACGGGAGCAAATTACCCCAAGTTTGGATGTGCAGTAA
- the pyk gene encoding pyruvate kinase — MMGTPFRRTKIVATVGPACNTPEILRAMIVAGVNTFRLNFSHGSHSDHQRHVRMIRQLAFELNRPVGILQDLQGPKIRLGKFPAGSVVVQTGDPYILTSEPIACTQERGFVSYDRLAQEVPVGATILLDDGRVEMRVERVDEGSGELHCRVTVGGVLSNNKGVNFPGVSLSVKALTDKDREDLLFGLEQGMDWVALSFVRNPEDVLELKELMAQNGYRVPVVAKIEKHEAIAQMEAVLSVCDGVMVARGDLGVEMPAQEVPLLQKRLIATANRLGIPVITATQMLDSMATSPRPTRAEVSDVANAILDGTDAVMLSNETATGKYPVLAVETLDKIARHMEQECLQPGMQGVYSRPFQSGGQAIANAISKAVSDVASELSAGAILTLTKTGATARNVSKFRPRTAIVAVTPHVEVARQLQLVWGVRPLLVLELPTAGQTFQVAMAMAQERGWLKEGDLVVMTAGTLPGVPGSTDLIKVGMVSALLAQGVGVGQGLVSGRARVLRPGERLADFASGEILVAHQTDVQLVEPMRRAAGIITEDESLTSHAAVIGLRLGVPVIVGIKNATQLIRDGAIVTLDVPRGLVYAGALRVGDMG; from the coding sequence ATGATGGGAACTCCCTTTCGGCGAACCAAAATTGTGGCGACGGTGGGGCCGGCCTGTAATACCCCGGAAATTTTGCGGGCGATGATTGTGGCGGGGGTGAATACGTTTCGGCTGAATTTTTCCCACGGCAGTCACAGTGACCACCAGCGCCATGTGCGGATGATTCGCCAGTTGGCGTTTGAATTGAACCGCCCGGTGGGGATTTTGCAGGATTTGCAAGGGCCCAAAATTCGGCTGGGGAAATTTCCGGCGGGCAGTGTGGTGGTGCAGACGGGCGACCCCTATATTCTCACCAGTGAGCCGATTGCCTGTACCCAGGAGCGGGGGTTTGTCAGTTATGACCGGTTGGCGCAGGAGGTGCCGGTGGGGGCAACCATTCTCCTGGATGATGGCCGGGTGGAAATGCGGGTGGAGCGGGTGGATGAAGGTTCCGGGGAACTGCATTGTCGGGTGACGGTAGGCGGTGTGTTGTCCAATAACAAGGGGGTCAATTTTCCTGGGGTATCCCTGTCGGTGAAAGCCCTGACGGACAAAGACCGGGAGGATTTGCTGTTTGGCTTGGAACAGGGGATGGATTGGGTGGCCTTGAGTTTTGTGCGGAATCCCGAAGATGTGCTGGAATTGAAGGAATTGATGGCGCAAAATGGCTACCGGGTGCCGGTGGTGGCCAAAATCGAAAAACATGAGGCGATTGCCCAGATGGAGGCGGTGCTGTCCGTGTGCGATGGGGTGATGGTGGCCCGGGGGGATTTGGGGGTGGAGATGCCCGCCCAGGAGGTGCCCCTATTGCAAAAGCGGTTGATTGCCACGGCGAATCGCTTGGGAATTCCGGTGATTACGGCGACCCAGATGTTGGACAGCATGGCGACCTCTCCCCGACCGACCCGAGCGGAGGTTTCTGATGTGGCGAATGCGATTTTGGATGGTACGGATGCGGTGATGCTTTCCAATGAAACGGCGACGGGGAAATATCCGGTGTTGGCGGTGGAAACCCTGGATAAAATTGCCCGCCACATGGAGCAGGAATGTCTGCAACCGGGGATGCAGGGGGTGTATTCCCGGCCGTTCCAATCTGGGGGGCAGGCGATTGCCAATGCCATCAGTAAAGCGGTGAGTGATGTGGCGAGTGAATTGTCCGCCGGGGCGATTTTGACCCTGACCAAGACCGGGGCAACGGCGCGCAATGTGTCCAAGTTCCGGCCTCGCACGGCGATTGTGGCGGTCACGCCCCATGTGGAGGTGGCACGGCAGTTACAACTGGTGTGGGGGGTGCGGCCCCTGTTGGTGTTGGAATTGCCGACGGCGGGGCAAACCTTTCAGGTGGCGATGGCCATGGCGCAGGAGCGGGGCTGGCTGAAGGAGGGGGATTTGGTGGTGATGACGGCGGGTACCTTGCCGGGGGTGCCGGGTTCCACCGACTTGATCAAGGTGGGGATGGTGAGTGCCCTGCTGGCCCAGGGGGTGGGGGTCGGCCAGGGGTTGGTGAGCGGGCGGGCCCGGGTATTGCGCCCAGGGGAACGGCTGGCGGACTTTGCCAGTGGGGAAATTTTGGTGGCGCATCAAACCGATGTGCAGTTGGTGGAACCGATGCGGCGGGCGGCGGGAATCATTACCGAGGATGAGAGTTTGACCAGCCATGCTGCGGTGATTGGTCTGCGGTTGGGGGTGCCGGTGATCGTGGGGATCAAAAATGCCACCCAGTTAATCCGGGATGGGGCGATTGTCACCCTGGATGTACCCCGGGGGCTGGTCTATGCGGGGGCACTGCGGGTGGGGGACATGGGCTAG
- a CDS encoding chloride channel protein produces MPWLGVCWWGLGSFLQRWPVLSSRYALGRLGLAALSLGMGASLGPEGPSVDVGVHWGRTLAQGLRVSQERSLVLQAAGAAAGLAAGFNAPIAGAFFAFEVVLGTTFTGSAVPIVLLAAVVGGWVAQAGLGAQPAFSLPPYEVRSAWELPLYLGLGVLASGLAVVYTAAVEGWKPGVLRGWPSWSQPAVGGAVIGLLALVLPQTLGVGYETIEAMLQNVEFSWGLLLTLIPVKLGLTVVSYATGWVGGLFAPALFLGAALGSAYGQVVGKGLAGVVTIADPPAYAMVGMAALLACSTRAPLTAILLLFELTRNYLIILPAMAAVGLSIWLLDQVYPHGAPIGLHSLDREEQRFMGDLRVADAMIPPPLVVPPERSLGKVAQMLMERQQHTALVVNGQQELIGLLTPQDIQRALRTHGVLWYSVPVGEWCTQELQTVYPDQSLEQARQRMLTRGLCQLPVVSRGANPQVLGLLEKERIETIQKLALTQRVLAHSVMSDDPATVTT; encoded by the coding sequence GTGCCCTGGCTGGGGGTCTGTTGGTGGGGGCTGGGGTCGTTCCTGCAACGGTGGCCGGTGCTGAGTAGCCGCTATGCCCTGGGGCGGTTGGGGTTGGCGGCTCTGTCGTTGGGGATGGGGGCTTCCCTGGGGCCGGAAGGGCCGAGCGTGGATGTGGGGGTGCATTGGGGGCGGACCTTAGCCCAGGGGTTGCGGGTGTCCCAGGAACGCAGTTTGGTCTTGCAGGCGGCGGGGGCGGCGGCGGGGTTGGCGGCGGGGTTTAATGCGCCCATTGCCGGGGCGTTTTTTGCCTTTGAGGTGGTGTTGGGGACGACGTTCACCGGGTCGGCGGTGCCGATTGTCCTGCTGGCGGCGGTGGTGGGGGGGTGGGTGGCGCAGGCGGGGCTAGGGGCCCAACCGGCCTTTAGTTTGCCCCCCTATGAGGTGCGGAGTGCCTGGGAATTGCCCTTGTATTTGGGGCTGGGGGTGTTGGCGAGCGGACTAGCGGTGGTCTATACGGCGGCGGTGGAAGGGTGGAAACCGGGCGTGCTCCGGGGGTGGCCGAGTTGGAGTCAACCGGCGGTGGGCGGGGCGGTGATTGGGCTACTGGCGCTGGTACTGCCCCAAACCCTGGGGGTGGGGTACGAAACCATCGAGGCCATGCTCCAAAATGTGGAATTTTCCTGGGGGCTACTGCTCACCCTGATTCCGGTCAAGTTGGGGTTAACGGTGGTCAGCTATGCCACGGGCTGGGTGGGGGGGCTGTTTGCCCCGGCCTTGTTTTTGGGAGCGGCCTTGGGTTCCGCCTACGGGCAGGTGGTGGGCAAGGGGTTGGCCGGGGTGGTGACGATTGCCGATCCGCCCGCCTATGCCATGGTGGGGATGGCCGCCCTGCTGGCCTGTAGTACCCGTGCCCCCTTGACGGCGATTCTCCTGCTGTTTGAATTGACCCGCAATTACTTAATCATTCTCCCGGCGATGGCCGCGGTGGGATTGAGCATTTGGCTGTTGGATCAGGTTTATCCCCACGGTGCCCCGATTGGGTTGCATTCCTTAGACCGGGAGGAACAGCGGTTTATGGGGGATTTGCGGGTGGCCGATGCCATGATCCCACCGCCGTTGGTGGTACCGCCGGAGCGGAGTTTGGGGAAGGTGGCGCAAATGTTGATGGAACGGCAACAACATACTGCGTTGGTGGTCAATGGGCAACAGGAGCTCATCGGGTTGTTGACCCCCCAGGACATCCAGCGGGCCTTACGCACCCACGGGGTACTCTGGTATTCCGTGCCGGTGGGGGAATGGTGTACCCAGGAATTGCAGACCGTTTATCCGGATCAAAGTCTGGAACAGGCGCGGCAACGGATGCTCACCCGGGGTTTGTGTCAACTGCCGGTGGTGAGTCGGGGGGCGAATCCCCAGGTGCTTGGTCTGTTGGAAAAAGAGCGGATTGAAACCATCCAAAAACTCGCCCTCACCCAACGGGTGTTAGCCCACAGTGTAATGAGCGATGACCCGGCTACGGTTACCACTTAA
- a CDS encoding AarF/UbiB family protein — protein MLSGFARTTERQGEIAEILLRNGWKFMRQLLLGKKVGEPELPPPTVLRQILVELGPVYVKLGQLLSTRADILPLRYTQALSALQSKVPAVDWGEMEVMIRRELPQPYGTVFAHVNPQPVAAGSIGQTYRATLTDGTPVALKVQRPGIATVIDQDVTLLRSLAALAEQTEWGQSLNLVTLVEEFSAVLLQELDFTQEAQFTRTIGANLQQSPWPEVRALRVPKVYGEFSTSRLLVLEWLEGLPLLAGYRTTAQTEGPAIARMLLRAFFQQICLDGLFHADPHPGNFFYLQDGQVALLDFGNVASFDPRTQGLITELLLALVLLEPRRCVQLTLELSESPRPNDLNRLEQDFGRLLRRYYPRSLGQVNFGQLLSDILETARQNRVRLPGSMGILARTLAYLESIGRELDPQFDLVGEMRPLMGRLLQQQFLGTDGVPTLWQTALDLRSLSLDSPRQVELLLQRVNSENLRWQVHIPDVELLQRALDTASSRLSYSVVVGAFIIGAAIIFDRGQANIQVFLGAGILLVGAMTLGFWLLFRILRPNRLR, from the coding sequence ATGCTCTCTGGTTTTGCCCGGACGACCGAACGCCAAGGGGAAATTGCGGAAATTCTCCTGCGGAATGGCTGGAAATTTATGCGGCAGTTGTTGCTGGGGAAAAAGGTGGGGGAGCCGGAACTGCCACCGCCGACGGTCTTGCGGCAGATTTTGGTGGAATTGGGGCCGGTGTATGTGAAATTGGGGCAATTGCTGAGTACCCGGGCGGATATTCTGCCCCTGCGCTACACCCAGGCGTTGAGTGCCCTGCAAAGTAAGGTACCGGCGGTGGATTGGGGGGAAATGGAGGTGATGATTCGCCGGGAATTGCCCCAACCCTATGGGACGGTGTTTGCCCATGTGAATCCCCAACCGGTGGCCGCTGGTTCGATTGGCCAGACCTACCGCGCGACCCTGACGGATGGCACCCCGGTGGCCTTGAAGGTGCAACGGCCGGGGATTGCCACGGTGATTGACCAGGATGTGACCCTCCTGCGTTCCCTGGCGGCGTTGGCGGAGCAGACGGAGTGGGGGCAGAGTTTGAATCTGGTGACCCTGGTGGAGGAATTTAGTGCGGTGCTGTTGCAGGAGTTGGATTTTACCCAGGAGGCGCAGTTTACCCGGACGATTGGGGCGAATTTGCAACAGTCCCCCTGGCCGGAGGTGCGGGCGTTGCGGGTGCCTAAAGTCTATGGGGAATTCAGTACCTCCCGGTTGTTGGTGCTGGAATGGCTGGAGGGCCTTCCCTTGCTGGCGGGGTATCGCACGACGGCGCAAACCGAGGGGCCTGCCATTGCCCGGATGTTACTGCGGGCGTTTTTTCAGCAGATTTGCCTGGATGGGCTATTCCATGCGGACCCGCATCCGGGGAATTTTTTCTACCTCCAGGACGGGCAGGTGGCGCTGTTGGACTTTGGCAATGTGGCCAGTTTTGACCCCCGCACCCAGGGGTTGATCACGGAATTGCTCTTGGCCTTGGTGCTTTTGGAACCCCGCCGCTGTGTGCAGTTGACCTTGGAATTGTCCGAGTCCCCCCGCCCCAATGACCTGAATCGGTTGGAGCAGGATTTTGGGCGGTTGTTGCGCCGGTATTATCCCCGCAGTCTGGGGCAGGTGAATTTTGGGCAGTTACTCAGCGATATTTTGGAAACGGCACGGCAAAACCGGGTGCGGCTCCCGGGGAGTATGGGGATTTTGGCGCGCACCTTGGCTTATTTAGAAAGTATCGGCCGGGAATTGGACCCCCAGTTTGATTTGGTGGGGGAAATGCGCCCGTTGATGGGGCGGTTGTTGCAACAGCAGTTTTTGGGCACGGATGGGGTGCCGACCCTCTGGCAGACGGCGTTGGATTTGCGTTCCCTGTCTTTGGATTCGCCCCGGCAGGTGGAATTGTTGCTCCAGCGGGTGAATTCGGAAAATCTGCGCTGGCAGGTGCATATCCCGGATGTGGAATTGCTCCAGCGGGCGTTGGATACGGCCTCCAGTCGGCTCTCCTACAGTGTGGTGGTGGGGGCGTTTATCATCGGGGCGGCGATCATTTTTGACCGGGGGCAGGCGAATATCCAGGTGTTTTTGGGGGCGGGGATACTTTTGGTGGGGGCGATGACCCTGGGGTTTTGGCTGTTGTTTCGGATTTTGCGCCCCAATCGCCTGCGTTAA
- a CDS encoding carbon-nitrogen hydrolase, with product MGQVTVGLVQMVCDPDPQVNDQRAVAGIRQAASQGAQIVCLPELFRTPYFCQTEDYSAFALAEPIPGHSTELLQKLATELDIVIIASLFEKRAEGIYHNTAVVLDGRTGYLGKYRKMHIPDDPLYYEKFYFTPGDLGYQVFRSTYGRVGTLVCWDQWFPEAARLTALRGAQILFYPTAIGWHPWEKQERGQAQWEAWEIIQRSHAIANGCFVVAVNRAGWEPTPGAAGGIEFWGQSFVSGPDGQVLVRAPVDEAAVLTATLDLSTIEPQRQGWPFWRDRRIDSYQNLTQRFIDP from the coding sequence ATGGGACAGGTCACGGTGGGTTTGGTGCAAATGGTGTGCGACCCCGACCCCCAAGTGAATGACCAACGGGCTGTGGCGGGTATTCGGCAAGCGGCCAGCCAAGGGGCACAGATCGTCTGTCTGCCGGAATTATTTCGCACGCCCTATTTTTGTCAGACGGAGGATTATTCTGCCTTTGCCCTGGCGGAACCCATCCCTGGTCACAGTACAGAATTATTACAAAAGCTGGCGACGGAATTGGATATTGTGATTATTGCCAGTTTGTTTGAAAAGCGGGCGGAGGGCATTTACCACAATACGGCGGTGGTGTTGGATGGGCGCACGGGTTATTTGGGCAAATACCGCAAGATGCACATCCCCGATGACCCCCTGTATTACGAAAAATTTTATTTTACCCCCGGCGATCTGGGTTATCAGGTATTTCGCAGTACCTATGGACGGGTGGGCACCTTGGTGTGCTGGGATCAGTGGTTCCCGGAGGCGGCCCGGTTGACGGCTCTGCGGGGGGCGCAGATTTTGTTTTATCCGACGGCAATTGGTTGGCATCCCTGGGAGAAGCAGGAGCGGGGGCAAGCCCAATGGGAGGCGTGGGAAATTATCCAACGGAGCCATGCGATTGCCAATGGGTGTTTTGTGGTGGCGGTGAATCGGGCGGGTTGGGAGCCTACCCCTGGGGCGGCAGGGGGGATTGAGTTTTGGGGGCAGAGTTTTGTATCGGGGCCGGATGGGCAGGTGCTGGTGCGGGCGCCAGTGGACGAGGCGGCGGTACTGACGGCAACCTTGGATTTAAGCACCATTGAACCCCAACGCCAGGGGTGGCCCTTTTGGCGGGACCGGCGCATTGACAGTTATCAGAATTTGACCCAGCGGTTTATTGACCCCTGA
- a CDS encoding metal ABC transporter ATP-binding protein, producing MIIVFLSNENHSRRGDGGVAILGSFMLVVESLAAGYPGRPVLAGVSFAVAAGEMVGLVGPNGAGKSTLLKALLGLLPQVSGRVWLGGKPLAQQRQRVAYIPQRSQIDWDYPITVEQVVRLGCGGRREPQVLAALERLGLWGLQRRRIGSLSGGQQQRVFLARALVQKADVFCLDEPLTGVDVQAERIILEVLNELRQQGAIILVSTHHWGEFLQQMNRVMLLNQRVIAVGTPQEVMTPELLRHAYSVNEHGFSYERKPTSSWHC from the coding sequence ATGATAATCGTTTTTCTCAGCAATGAGAATCATTCTCGCCGGGGTGACGGGGGGGTAGCCATTCTTGGGTCGTTCATGTTGGTGGTAGAGTCCTTGGCGGCGGGTTATCCGGGGCGCCCGGTGTTGGCGGGGGTGAGCTTTGCGGTAGCGGCTGGGGAGATGGTGGGGCTGGTGGGACCCAACGGTGCGGGGAAAAGTACCCTGCTGAAAGCCCTGTTGGGGTTATTGCCCCAGGTGAGCGGGCGGGTGTGGTTGGGGGGCAAGCCCTTGGCGCAGCAACGGCAACGGGTGGCGTACATTCCCCAGCGTTCCCAGATTGATTGGGATTATCCGATTACGGTGGAGCAGGTGGTGCGCTTGGGGTGTGGGGGACGGCGGGAACCCCAGGTTTTGGCGGCTCTGGAACGTTTGGGCTTATGGGGGCTACAGCGGCGGCGCATTGGTTCTTTGTCCGGGGGGCAACAACAACGGGTGTTTCTCGCCCGTGCCCTAGTGCAAAAGGCGGATGTATTTTGTTTGGATGAACCGTTGACGGGGGTGGATGTCCAGGCGGAACGAATTATCCTTGAAGTATTAAATGAACTGCGGCAACAGGGAGCGATCATTTTGGTCAGTACCCATCATTGGGGGGAATTTCTCCAGCAGATGAACCGGGTGATGTTACTCAATCAACGGGTGATTGCGGTGGGAACGCCCCAGGAAGTGATGACCCCGGAATTACTCCGTCATGCCTACTCGGTGAATGAACACGGCTTCAGCTATGAAAGAAAACCAACCTCATCCTGGCATTGTTAG
- a CDS encoding sugar transferase, with the protein MGMMAPMTAVTWREQVARRWGGWRTLAYGLGLGGILLLAAQATWGEWQFWRNGNWLRLAVAVAGTYGAALVLETRVGRFPGVHRSRVVLVSVSLCFLGLLGVVSLTRWYYSRTFLGVSYGLTLLWQWLLAGWGRRLCLGLVPGTLAQAIYPLPGVHWYWLSENSPVGNLDGVVVDLHETLSPEWMRFLADCRLRGLPVYHAAAVWEGMTGRVSLAHLGEGLLPMPPDPAYLLLKRVGETGLILLAVPLLVPLAGLVALAVWWDSPGPVLFWQERMGQGGKPFWMVKFRSMRVEPAGAQFARAGDHRLTRVGKWIRRFRLDELPQLWHVLRGEMSLIGPRPEQVPFAREFSQRIPYYMCRHLVKPGITGWAQVNQGYAAGVQETRLKLEYDLYYVKYLSLWLDGLILAKTIKTVMTGFGSR; encoded by the coding sequence ATGGGGATGATGGCGCCCATGACGGCGGTAACGTGGCGGGAACAGGTGGCACGGCGGTGGGGGGGCTGGCGTACCCTCGCCTATGGGTTGGGGCTGGGGGGAATTCTCTTGCTGGCGGCGCAGGCGACTTGGGGGGAATGGCAGTTTTGGCGGAATGGGAACTGGTTGCGGTTGGCGGTGGCGGTGGCGGGAACCTACGGGGCGGCGCTGGTGCTGGAAACCCGGGTGGGGCGGTTCCCAGGGGTGCATCGTTCTCGGGTGGTGCTGGTGAGTGTGAGTTTGTGTTTTTTGGGCTTATTGGGGGTGGTGAGCCTGACCCGTTGGTACTATTCCCGCACGTTTTTGGGGGTGAGTTACGGGCTGACGCTCCTGTGGCAATGGCTGTTGGCGGGGTGGGGGCGACGTTTGTGCCTGGGGCTGGTGCCGGGGACGTTGGCGCAGGCGATTTATCCGTTGCCGGGGGTGCATTGGTATTGGTTGAGCGAAAATAGCCCGGTTGGGAATTTGGATGGGGTGGTGGTGGATTTGCATGAGACCTTGTCCCCGGAGTGGATGCGGTTTTTGGCGGATTGTCGCCTGCGGGGTCTGCCGGTCTATCATGCGGCGGCGGTTTGGGAGGGGATGACGGGGCGGGTCTCCCTGGCGCATTTGGGGGAAGGGCTACTGCCGATGCCCCCCGATCCGGCTTATCTGTTGCTCAAGCGGGTGGGGGAAACCGGGTTGATCCTGCTGGCTGTGCCCCTGTTGGTGCCCTTGGCGGGGCTGGTGGCTTTGGCGGTGTGGTGGGATTCCCCAGGACCGGTGTTGTTTTGGCAGGAACGGATGGGGCAGGGGGGCAAACCCTTTTGGATGGTCAAGTTTCGCAGTATGCGGGTAGAACCGGCGGGGGCGCAGTTTGCTCGGGCGGGGGATCACCGGCTGACCCGGGTGGGCAAGTGGATTCGCCGCTTCCGGTTGGATGAATTGCCCCAGTTGTGGCACGTCTTGCGGGGGGAAATGAGTTTGATTGGTCCCCGCCCGGAACAGGTACCCTTCGCCCGGGAGTTTAGCCAGCGCATTCCCTACTATATGTGCCGCCATCTGGTCAAACCGGGGATCACGGGTTGGGCGCAGGTGAACCAGGGCTACGCCGCCGGGGTGCAGGAAACCCGCCTGAAGCTGGAATACGACCTGTACTATGTGAAATATCTGTCCCTGTGGTTGGACGGGTTGATCCTTGCCAAAACTATCAAAACGGTCATGACCGGGTTTGGTTCCCGTTAA
- a CDS encoding zinc ABC transporter substrate-binding protein, giving the protein MVTMPHRWFLPLTLLAVGCGVTSRPSAEVAPTPAADAPKVVATSSVICDLTRQIAAERVHLTCLVPAGVDAHTYQPTPANRQALETAQVVFYNGYDFEPQVEKLIKAAPPSVVRVAVGELAVPKPLMGEHDHDHGANAGDHDHDHDHDHDHSHGDKKAELVPDPHVFHTGANVANMAKVIGDKLAQVYPAQAQVFAKNTQTLVGELQQLDTWMGQQFQTIPPKNRKLVTTHAALGYLAQAYGLQLTGALQGISTQEQPSASRLATLTKEIRQAQVPTIFAEVSVNPKLINTVAKEAGVKISEKPLFADGLGAPGSGGETVQKMLISNTCTIVDGLGGTCTPFNGNQTRS; this is encoded by the coding sequence ATGGTAACGATGCCGCACCGTTGGTTTTTGCCCTTGACGTTACTCGCCGTGGGCTGTGGGGTCACTTCCCGACCGTCCGCCGAGGTTGCCCCGACCCCTGCCGCCGATGCGCCCAAGGTGGTGGCGACCTCCTCCGTGATTTGCGACCTGACCCGCCAGATTGCCGCCGAACGGGTGCATTTGACCTGTTTGGTGCCCGCCGGAGTGGATGCCCACACCTACCAGCCCACCCCCGCCAACCGGCAAGCCCTGGAAACCGCCCAGGTGGTGTTTTACAACGGCTATGACTTTGAACCCCAGGTGGAAAAGTTGATTAAGGCGGCTCCCCCCAGCGTTGTGCGGGTGGCAGTCGGGGAATTAGCCGTTCCCAAACCCCTGATGGGAGAACACGACCATGACCACGGGGCAAACGCCGGGGATCACGACCACGACCATGATCATGACCACGACCACAGTCACGGGGACAAAAAAGCGGAACTGGTGCCCGACCCCCATGTCTTTCACACGGGTGCCAACGTAGCGAACATGGCAAAAGTCATCGGCGACAAGCTGGCACAGGTCTATCCCGCCCAAGCCCAGGTTTTTGCCAAAAATACCCAAACCCTGGTCGGGGAACTGCAACAACTGGACACCTGGATGGGGCAACAATTCCAAACCATTCCCCCGAAAAACCGCAAACTGGTGACCACCCACGCAGCCCTGGGGTACCTCGCCCAAGCCTATGGGTTGCAATTGACCGGCGCCCTCCAGGGGATCAGCACCCAGGAACAGCCCAGCGCCAGCCGCCTTGCTACCCTCACTAAGGAAATTCGTCAAGCCCAGGTGCCCACGATTTTTGCCGAGGTGAGCGTCAATCCTAAGTTAATCAATACGGTAGCCAAAGAAGCTGGCGTGAAAATTTCTGAGAAACCCCTGTTTGCCGACGGTCTGGGCGCACCGGGGAGTGGTGGAGAAACGGTGCAAAAAATGCTGATCAGCAACACCTGCACCATCGTGGACGGCTTGGGCGGCACCTGCACCCCCTTTAACGGGAACCAAACCCGGTCATGA